A window from Planctomycetota bacterium encodes these proteins:
- a CDS encoding DUF1501 domain-containing protein, with amino-acid sequence MDLPVPAELKARWHQLATRRHFLGAGGKVLAWAGLASLLEREAAGAPALMHDRGVLAAPHLPPTAKRVIYLFMSGGPPQMDMFDYKPDLAKWFDKDLPESVRGTAMPTGMTAGQTRFPVAPSQWGFKQYGQCGRWVTNLLPQTAKLSDDMALIRSMHTDAINHEPAILLMNTGNMTPGKPSMGSWLAYGLGSTNDNLPTFVVLNSNFTVGNPQPINARLWSSGFLSSRFAGVMLRSGADPVLYLKDPAGMGRDTRRTMLDAVNALNEQIYQQTADPETQARISQYEMAFRMQTSVPELADFSDEPQSTWDLYGPEAKKPGSYAYNCLMARRLAERGVRFTQVYKRGWDVHGDCVGTLPNLCRETDAPTYALLTDLKQRGMLDDTLVVWSGEFGRTVYSQGGLSRQNYGRDHHAKCFSVWLAGGGVKGGVTHGQTDDFSYSIAQDPVHVRDLAATILHTLGINHEKLTYRFQGLDQRLTGIIPANVVREVLA; translated from the coding sequence ATGGACCTGCCGGTGCCGGCGGAACTCAAGGCGCGCTGGCACCAACTGGCGACGCGTCGTCATTTTCTGGGCGCCGGCGGCAAGGTGCTGGCGTGGGCGGGACTCGCGTCCCTGCTGGAGCGCGAAGCGGCGGGGGCACCGGCTCTGATGCACGATCGCGGCGTGCTGGCGGCGCCGCATCTTCCGCCGACGGCCAAGCGCGTCATCTACCTGTTCATGTCCGGCGGACCGCCGCAGATGGACATGTTCGACTACAAGCCGGACCTGGCCAAGTGGTTCGACAAGGACCTGCCCGAAAGCGTGCGCGGGACGGCGATGCCGACGGGCATGACCGCCGGTCAGACGCGCTTCCCCGTCGCGCCTTCGCAATGGGGCTTCAAGCAGTACGGCCAGTGCGGACGATGGGTGACCAATCTGCTGCCGCAGACGGCGAAGTTGTCGGACGACATGGCGCTGATCCGCTCGATGCATACCGATGCGATCAACCATGAGCCGGCAATCTTGCTCATGAACACGGGCAACATGACGCCGGGCAAACCGTCGATGGGTTCGTGGCTCGCTTACGGGCTCGGCAGCACGAACGACAATCTGCCCACGTTCGTCGTCCTCAACTCCAACTTCACCGTCGGTAATCCTCAGCCGATCAACGCTCGGCTCTGGAGCAGCGGATTTCTCTCGTCGCGTTTTGCCGGCGTGATGCTGCGCTCCGGCGCCGATCCGGTGCTGTACCTCAAGGACCCGGCGGGCATGGGCCGCGACACGCGCCGCACGATGCTCGACGCCGTCAATGCGCTCAATGAGCAAATCTATCAGCAGACCGCCGACCCGGAGACGCAGGCGCGGATCAGCCAGTACGAGATGGCGTTCCGCATGCAGACGAGCGTGCCGGAGCTGGCGGATTTTTCCGATGAGCCGCAGAGCACATGGGACCTATACGGTCCTGAGGCGAAGAAGCCCGGCAGTTACGCCTACAACTGCCTCATGGCCCGCCGACTCGCCGAGCGCGGCGTCCGGTTCACGCAGGTCTACAAGCGCGGATGGGATGTGCACGGCGACTGCGTCGGCACGCTGCCCAATCTCTGCCGCGAGACCGATGCGCCGACCTACGCACTGCTCACCGATCTGAAACAGCGCGGCATGCTCGACGACACGCTCGTCGTCTGGAGCGGCGAGTTCGGCCGCACCGTCTACTCGCAGGGCGGACTCTCGCGACAGAACTACGGCCGCGATCACCACGCCAAATGCTTCTCCGTCTGGCTCGCCGGCGGCGGCGTCAAAGGCGGCGTCACCCACGGACAGACCGACGACTTTTCCTATTCGATCGCTCAGGACCCCGTCCACGTCCGCGACCTGGCCGCCACGATCCTTCACACCCTCGGCATCAACCACGAAAAACTCACCTACCGCTTCCAGGGCCTCGACCAGCGCCTCACCGGCATCATCCCCGCCAATGTCGTGCGCGAAGTACTCGCCTAA